A part of Rhopalosiphum maidis isolate BTI-1 chromosome 3, ASM367621v3, whole genome shotgun sequence genomic DNA contains:
- the LOC113558021 gene encoding uncharacterized protein LOC113558021, translated as MKGSKRVFIYYGHANMEEWSAMLACESCNGGTNSLDEMKGLKAFLDEHPGIDGLILTGLEYDSNTDEFMGYSENLKTYLEVMKKSFPNFFVGLDLSGRFLIDHFTNPRIPWLDITTVDSVTDFYVVSVVFLNECTGNDFRNGIAPITASYTNYTLDKLKDVLKQASIPKEKIHFKFKINPTSDPNDSFTYCDLTMEKICLQPQETCTWCVDTLKSFNEKGNYANKYGAGFIGSSIDFNDPDNCCNCEKPFPGFNAILDGFNGVTTKPCDLLNRN; from the exons ATGAAAGGTTCTAagcgtgtatttatatactacggTCATGCGAATATGGAAGAATGGAGTGCAATGCTTGCTTGTGAATCTTGTAACGGAGGAACTAACTCATTAGATGAAATGAAAGGATTAAAAGCTTTTTTGGATGAACATCCCGGGATCGATGGCCTTATTCTTACAGGTTTAGAGTATGAC aGTAATACTGATGAATTTATGGGATattctgaaaatttaaaaacatatcttGAGGTgatgaaaaaaagttttcctaatttttttgttggtcTTGATTTATCAGGACGATTTCTAATAGATCATTTTACCAACCCAAGGATACctt ggttGGATATTACTACAGTAGATTCGGTTACGGATTTTTACGTTGTTTCTGTTGTATTCTTGAACGAATGCACTGGCAATGACTTCAGAAATGGAATAGCTCCAATTACTGCatcatatacaaattatacgttG gaTAAATTAAAAGATGTATTAAAGCAGGCATCTATTccgaaagaaaaaatacattttaaatttaaaattaacccaACATCTGATCCCAATGATTCATTTACGTATTGTGATTTGACCATGGAGAag ATTTGTTTGCAACCACAAGAAACGTGTACATGGTGTGTAGatactttaaaatcatttaatgaaaaG GGCAATTATGCCAATAAATATGGAGCAGGGTTTATAGGTTCTTCTATAGATTTTAATGACCCCGATAACTGCTGTAATTGTGAAAAACCATTCCCTGGGTTCAATGCTATTTTAGATGGATTTAATGGTGTCACTACAAAACCTTGTGATTTATTAAACAGAAACTAG
- the LOC113555773 gene encoding arginine--tRNA ligase, cytoplasmic: MDAILDTIPQLIKDIEQLEDLKEEKENERQALESQNQKLRYRLKFLKEAVAKESNEESNTDSVNIEDHSLINLHSILISLFSNAIKKAYPTLEDIGQPAVSAGSKFADYQCNASMQICKLLKAKGENMSPNAVAKKVVECLGKCDIIEKVDVSGPGFINVWLSRNKLRDILQHVLENKLKPKPLTNRQRVIIDFSSPNVAKEMHVGHLRSTIIGDGLCRVFEFIGHDVLRLNHIGDWGTQFGMLIALLQDKFPDYKTVSPPINDLQEFYKQSKVLFDSDLEFKKRAYDCVVKLQSMSPDHVQAWKLICDVSREEFQKIYKRLNINIVERGESFYQSRMENLVKDLENKGFLENDDGRKIMWSPESSIPLTIVKSDGGFTYDTSDMAALKQRIEEEKADRIIYVTDSGQSVHFETLKKCAIHSGILDPSKVRMDFVGFGVVLGEDKKKFKTRSGDTVRLVGLLDEGIKRARDKLVEKGRDKVLTDEELKLAETAVAYGCIKYADLCHNRSHEYVFSFDKMLEDKGNTAVYLLYALTRIRSIINNLGTHTQDLNDPISLDHDKEWKLAKTLLRFSEVLSKITDDFCLHHLCEYLYDVATTFNEFYDNCYCIEKNSQTGEIVKVYTGRILLCKITAEYMDTGLTLLGINTVSRM, translated from the exons atggatGCAATACTCGACACGATTCCTCAGTTAATCAAGGATATTGAACAACTGGAGGATTTGAAAGAGGAGAAGGAAAATGAACGACAAGCGTTGGAATCTCAAAACCAAAAACTCAGATATAGGTTGAAGTTTTTAAAAGAG GCTGTGGCTAAAGAATCAAATGAGGAATCAAACACGGATTCAGTAAATATTGAAGATCACTCtttgattaatttacattCTATATTAATCAGTTTGTTTTCAAATGCTATTAAAAAAGCATATCCAACCTTAGAAGACATTGGTCAACCTGCCGTATCTGCGGGTAGTAAATTTGCTGATTACCAGTGCAATGCGTCAATGCAAATATGTAAACTACTGAAAGCAAAGG GTGAAAATATGTCACCTAATGCAGTTGCTAAAAAAGTAGTGGAATGTTTGGGaaaatgtgatattattgaaaaagtaGACGTTTCTGGACCaggatttattaatgtatggtTGAGTCGTAATAAACTAAGAGATATTTTACAACATGTActggaaaataaattgaagCCAAAACCTTTAACTAATCGACAAAGGGTTATAATAGACTTTTCATCTCCCAATGTTGCTAAAGAAATGCATGTTGGTCATTTAAG GTCAACAATTATTGGTGATGGCCTATGCCGTGTATTCGAATTTATTGGTCATGATGTATTGAGATTAAATCATATTGGGGATTGGGGTACACAATTTGGTATGTTAATTGCTCTACTTCAAGACAAGTTCCCTGATTACAAGACTGTATCTCCTCCTATAAATGATTTGCAagagttttataaacagtccAAAGTCCTTTTTGATAGTGATTTAGAGTTCAAAAAACGGGCATATGACTGTGTTGTAAAATTACAAAGTATGTCACCTGATCATGTTCAAGCTTGGAAATTAATTTGTGATGTATCAAGAGAAg aatttcaaaaaatatataaaagattaaatatCAACATTGTTGAAAGAGGAGAATCATTTTACCAAAGTCGGATGGAAAATTTAGTTAAAGATTTGGAAAACaaag gaTTTTTGGAGAATGACGATGGTAGAAAAATTATGTGGAGTCCAGAGTCCTCTATACCATTAACCATAGTAAAGTCTGATGGTGGTTTTACATATGATACATCAGATATGGCAGCATTAAAACAGAGAATTGAAGAAGAAAAGGCTGatcgtattatttatgtcaCTGATTCTGGACAG agtgtacattttgaaacattaaaaaaatgtgcaatTCACTCTGGTATTCTAGATCCATCTAAAGTACGTATGGACTTTGTTGGTTTTGGTGTAGTGTTGGGTGAAGATaagaaaaagtttaaaacccGTTCTGGTGATACTGTTCGCTTAGTTGGTCTTTTAGATGAag gtataaaaagaGCAAGAGATAAACTAGTAGAAAAAGGCCGTGACAAAGTATTAACCGATGAAGAGTTAAAACTAGCAGAAACAGCTGTTGCTTATGGTTGTATTAAGTATGCGGATTTATGTCACAATAGAAGTCATGAATATGTATTTtcttttgataaaatgttgGAAGACAAAGGAAATACAgctgtttatttattgtatgccCTCACAAGAATAAggtctattattaataatttgggtACTCATACTCAGGACTTGAATGATCCTATTTCACTAGACCATGATAAAGAATGGAAATTAGCCAAg accTTGTTACGGTTCTCCGAGGTACTGTCAAAAATCACTGATGATTTTTGTCTCCATCATTTATGCGAATATCTTTATGACGTGGCTACAACATTTAATGAGTTTTATgacaattgttattgtattgaaaaaaattctcaaactg GCGAAATTGTCAAAGTGTATACTGGAAGAATATTACTGTGTAAAATCACAGCAGAGTACATGGATACAGGATTAACTCTATTGGGCATCAATACAGTATCTCGAATGTAG
- the LOC113559180 gene encoding uncharacterized protein LOC113559180, producing MDNDNEKTITLIESIISPTDLSITPQKAPTITMAEPAITSDKSTNTSINSEIISTESIIISVKLAATPTESKITQARPRITPAELKITPRITSTKSIKTPIEEALFIKDHIIRPNQPLFYAKNPKGWFNQFESKILAADLVEDLTVYYELLKELNNHDILCCILDVFQNMSMVNKYMYFRSHLLKKISEQERLLELVSDLKLEDKYPSFLLNEMKQLTGDKLLEHNLQRVWLQKLPSQVRDILLLSSDSLSSISLLADNIKDLHYLPEVKSSKEAAYQYVINLLSGNIHSKMLTNAELIELIQIYENEYELANSDDHQIKNLVSYQ from the coding sequence ATGGACAACgataatgaaaaaacaattacattaataGAGTCAATAATTTCACCGACTGATCTATCTATTACACCACAAAAAGCACCAACAATTACAATGGCTGAGCCAGCGATAACATCGGACAAATCAACAAATACATCTATCAATTCTGAAATTATATCGACtgaatcaataatcatatcgGTCAAGCTAGCAGCTACCCCTACCGAGTCGAAAATTACACAGGCTAGGCCAAGAATTACTCCAGCTGAGCTAAAAATTACACCAAGAATAACGTCGACCAAGTCGATTAAAACACCAATTGAAGAAGCATTATTCATAAAGGATCATATTATTCGGCCGAATCAACCACTTTTTTATGCGAAAAATCCGAAAGGGTGGTTTAATCAATtcgaatcaaaaatattagctGCTGATTTAGTTGAAGACTTAACAGTGTACTACGAACTCTTAAAAGAACTGAACAAtcatgatattttatgttgtattcTAGACGTATTTCAAAACATGAGTATGGTCAACAAGTACATGTATTTTAGAAGCCATTTgctcaaaaaaatatctgaaCAAGAAAGACTTTTAGAACTCGTAAGCGATTTAAAATTGGAAGATAAATATCCATCTTTTCttttaaatgaaatgaaacaattaacgggtgataaattattagaacatAACTTACAACGTGTATGGTTACAAAAACTACCATCGCAGGTACGagatatactattattgtctTCCGATTCTTTAAGTTCTATATCGTTGTTGGCAGACAACATTAAGGATCTACATTATTTACCAGAAGTAAAATCATCAAAGGAAGCTGCTTACCAGTATGTAATTAACTTACTTTCAGGTAATATACATTCAAAGATGTTGACTAATGCGGAGCTTATTGaacttattcaaatatatgaaAACGAATATGAATTGGCCAACTCAGATgatcatcaaataaaaaatttagtaagCTATCAATAA